Proteins from a single region of Longimicrobiales bacterium:
- a CDS encoding UDP-glucose/GDP-mannose dehydrogenase family protein — MKIAVIGSGYVGLVAGACLAETGNDVICADIDEDKIAGLNQGKIPIYEPGLEPLILSNLAAGRLHFTTDVAAGVVASDIIFIAVGTPADEDGSADLKHVLAVARTIGEAMDAEKIVITKSTVPVGTAKLVRDEIEANTKHPVHVCSNPEFLKEGAAIDDFMKPDRVVLGVDSEYAGEVLSDLYAPFVRSGAAIFLMDVPSAEITKYAANAMLATRISFMNSIAQLCDVAGADVNSVRKGIGSDSRIGPSFLYPGVGYGGSCFPKDVKALAKTMAGLGADASILDAVEAVNEGQKQILLRAVTDRFGEELTGKSIAVWGLAFKPNTDDMREAPSLVTIAGLLDRGARVIAHDPVAEEEAQHHFGDRVEYVDNNYDALDGVDALVIHTEWHPYRRPDFDRMMAAMCRPLILDGRNLYDPAHMKERGFEYVCIGRSALAAEA, encoded by the coding sequence ATGAAGATCGCTGTGATCGGATCGGGATACGTGGGTCTGGTCGCCGGAGCTTGCCTCGCGGAGACCGGAAACGACGTCATTTGTGCCGATATCGACGAAGACAAGATTGCGGGCCTCAATCAGGGAAAGATCCCGATCTATGAGCCGGGTCTCGAACCGCTGATTCTGAGCAATCTTGCCGCGGGCCGGCTGCACTTTACGACGGATGTTGCAGCGGGGGTCGTGGCGTCGGACATCATCTTTATTGCCGTGGGGACACCTGCGGACGAAGACGGGTCGGCCGACCTAAAACACGTCCTGGCGGTCGCGCGCACCATCGGTGAGGCTATGGACGCCGAGAAGATCGTGATTACCAAGAGTACGGTTCCGGTCGGCACGGCGAAGCTCGTGCGCGATGAGATCGAGGCCAACACGAAGCACCCCGTGCACGTGTGCTCGAATCCGGAGTTCCTGAAAGAGGGTGCCGCGATCGACGACTTCATGAAGCCGGACCGGGTAGTGCTCGGTGTGGACTCCGAATACGCGGGAGAGGTGTTGAGCGATCTGTACGCACCGTTCGTGCGATCGGGGGCGGCGATCTTCCTAATGGACGTACCGTCCGCGGAGATCACCAAGTACGCGGCAAACGCCATGCTCGCTACACGGATCAGCTTCATGAACTCCATAGCCCAATTGTGCGATGTGGCCGGCGCCGACGTGAACTCTGTTCGAAAAGGCATCGGCTCCGATTCTCGCATTGGACCCAGCTTCCTCTACCCCGGCGTCGGGTATGGCGGGTCGTGTTTTCCCAAGGATGTGAAGGCACTTGCGAAGACCATGGCCGGTCTCGGCGCGGACGCCTCGATTCTCGACGCCGTGGAGGCCGTGAATGAGGGACAGAAGCAGATTCTGCTCCGAGCCGTCACGGACCGGTTCGGCGAGGAGCTGACCGGGAAGTCCATTGCGGTGTGGGGCCTGGCCTTCAAGCCGAACACTGACGACATGCGTGAGGCGCCCAGTCTTGTGACCATTGCTGGGCTGCTAGACAGGGGCGCCCGGGTCATTGCGCACGATCCTGTGGCAGAGGAAGAAGCTCAACACCACTTTGGGGATCGGGTCGAGTATGTGGACAACAATTATGATGCTCTTGATGGCGTCGATGCGCTCGTGATCCATACGGAGTGGCACCCTTACCGGCGCCCGGACTTCGACCGCATGATGGCGGCAATGTGCAGGCCGCTGATCCTTGACGGTCGCAACTTGTACGACCCCGCACACATGAAAGAGAGAGGCTTCGAGTATGTGTGCATAGGACGATCAGCTTTGGCCGCTGAGGCCTAA
- a CDS encoding SDR family oxidoreductase produces the protein MRILITGAAGFLGSHLAERFLREGHEVVGIDNFITGSRDNSDVLASFDAFSLIEHDISESIFLDGDFDGVLHFASPASPVDYLEFPIQTLKVGSRGTHNALGIAMAKKARFLLASTSEVYGDPQVHPQTEDYWGHVNPVGVRGCYDEAKRFAEAMTMAYHRHQGVDTRIVRIFNTYGPRMRPGDGRVVSNFIVQALRGDPLTMYGDGSQTRSFCYVDDEVDGIYRLFHADRHEPTNIGSPVEFTIRQLADIVLAETKSSSTLDVLPLPSDDPKVRQPDISIARSVLGWEPNVPLREGIVRTIPFFRGELEKGDACARTI, from the coding sequence GTGCGCATACTCATTACCGGCGCAGCCGGATTTCTCGGGTCACATCTCGCGGAGCGTTTTCTGCGCGAGGGGCACGAAGTTGTAGGCATAGACAACTTCATTACGGGTTCCAGGGACAACTCGGATGTCCTCGCTTCCTTCGATGCGTTCTCGTTGATTGAGCACGACATCTCCGAGTCCATCTTCTTGGATGGCGATTTTGACGGAGTGCTTCACTTCGCGTCACCGGCTAGCCCGGTCGATTATCTGGAGTTTCCCATCCAGACGCTCAAGGTCGGGAGTCGCGGCACGCACAACGCGCTGGGAATTGCGATGGCGAAGAAGGCTCGGTTCCTTCTTGCGTCGACATCGGAAGTGTATGGCGACCCCCAGGTGCATCCACAGACTGAGGACTACTGGGGACATGTGAACCCGGTGGGTGTGCGCGGTTGTTACGACGAAGCCAAACGGTTTGCCGAGGCCATGACCATGGCGTACCACCGGCACCAAGGCGTGGATACCCGCATCGTCAGGATCTTCAACACGTATGGTCCGCGGATGCGCCCGGGTGATGGACGGGTCGTGTCCAACTTCATTGTCCAAGCACTGCGTGGGGATCCGCTCACGATGTACGGGGACGGCTCACAGACCCGATCGTTCTGCTATGTAGACGACGAGGTCGACGGCATCTACCGGCTTTTTCATGCTGACCGACATGAGCCGACGAATATTGGAAGCCCTGTTGAATTCACCATTCGCCAACTCGCGGACATCGTCCTCGCGGAAACGAAGAGCTCATCGACCCTGGATGTCCTTCCCTTGCCGAGTGACGATCCGAAGGTCAGACAGCCGGATATCTCAATCGCCCGGAGCGTACTCGGTTGGGAGCCGAATGTCCCACTGCGTGAGGGAATCGTGCGTACCATTCCTTTCTTCCGCGGAGAATTGGAGAAAGGTGACGCCTGTGCACGCACGATCTAA
- the cysD gene encoding sulfate adenylyltransferase subunit CysD, whose protein sequence is MTLPARSHLRQLESESIFLMREVAAQFERPVLLFSGGKDSILMVHLAQKAFAPAKIPFSLVHVDTGHNFPETLEFRDRLVQQVGATLHVGSVQASIDSGKQKEEEGLNPSRNRLQILTLLETLDELKADAALGGGRRDEEKARAKERFFSHRDRFGQWDPKNQRPELWNIFNGRKVMGEHFRVFPLSNWTEMDVWQYIAAEEVDIPSLYFSHRRKVVERDGVLLAESEFNQLEDDEAWTEKTVRFRTIGDASCTGATESTASTLDEIIAEVSATRVTERGGRHDDKQSEAAMEDRKKQGYF, encoded by the coding sequence GTGACGCTCCCCGCGCGGTCGCATCTGAGGCAACTCGAATCTGAGTCGATCTTCCTCATGCGAGAGGTCGCCGCGCAGTTTGAGCGCCCGGTCCTTCTCTTTTCTGGAGGAAAGGACTCCATCCTCATGGTGCACCTGGCGCAGAAGGCCTTTGCGCCCGCCAAGATCCCATTCTCGCTCGTCCACGTCGACACGGGTCACAACTTCCCAGAGACCCTCGAATTCCGCGATCGCCTCGTACAGCAGGTAGGAGCAACACTACACGTAGGGTCTGTCCAGGCATCCATCGACTCAGGAAAGCAGAAGGAGGAAGAGGGGCTGAACCCGAGCAGGAACCGCCTCCAGATCCTCACCCTGCTCGAGACGCTCGATGAACTGAAAGCGGACGCTGCCCTAGGGGGTGGGCGTCGCGACGAAGAGAAGGCCCGAGCCAAGGAACGCTTCTTCAGTCACCGCGACCGCTTCGGCCAATGGGACCCGAAGAACCAACGCCCCGAGCTCTGGAACATCTTCAACGGCCGAAAGGTGATGGGCGAGCACTTCCGGGTCTTCCCGCTGTCGAACTGGACCGAGATGGACGTCTGGCAGTACATCGCTGCCGAAGAAGTGGACATCCCATCCTTGTATTTCTCCCACCGCCGCAAAGTGGTGGAACGGGACGGAGTGCTCCTGGCAGAATCCGAGTTCAATCAACTCGAGGACGACGAAGCTTGGACCGAGAAAACGGTTCGCTTTCGGACGATTGGTGATGCCTCGTGCACGGGGGCGACAGAATCGACAGCGTCTACCCTCGATGAGATCATCGCCGAGGTCTCGGCGACTCGAGTAACCGAGCGCGGCGGCCGGCACGACGACAAACAATCCGAAGCCGCGATGGAAGACCGTAAGAAGCAGGGGTACTTCTAA
- the uvrB gene encoding excinuclease ABC subunit UvrB produces MTDFQLVSPYEPAGDQPTAIKELTEGLARGDQNQVLLGATGTGKTFTVAHAIADYGRPTLIMSHNKTLAAQLYGELRSLFPHNAVEYFISYYDYYQPEAYVPSTDTYIDKDASINEDIERLRLRATSSLMEREDVIVVASVSCIYGLGNPVDYRKLMLHLEVGGEMPRREILQGLVAIQYSRNDHLFERGTFRVRGDTVEIFPAYDEQAIRIELWGDEVERITRFDPLTGEIVTTLERTAIYPASHYVTERSTLEAMVPHIRRELNEQLALYRNAGKLLEAQRLEQRTNFDLEMMLEIGTCPGIENYSLYTSGRKTGERPSCLMDYFPADFLMVVDESHASIPQINAMYKGDQSRKGTLIEHGFRLPSALDNRPLKFDEWVDLVPQRIFMSATPGDWEVERAEGVVVEQIIRPTGLVDPPIEVRPVKGQVDDLLHEIRAREKRNERVLVTTLTKRMSEDLTEYLQSVGVRVRYMHSEVDAIERMVILRSLRLGKIDVLVGINLLREGLDLPEVSLVAILDADKEGFLRDARSLIQTIGRAARNVHSTAIMYADRITKSMRQCIDETDRRRAIQLAHNKKHGITPATIQKSVEEIEFSTRVADAAEIGSRVAEGPETYADEFNREEYVKILEKEMEEAAEAMDFERAALLRDQLFELKAVK; encoded by the coding sequence TTGACGGATTTTCAGCTGGTCTCGCCTTATGAACCGGCCGGCGACCAACCCACGGCGATCAAAGAGCTGACCGAAGGGCTCGCTCGCGGGGACCAGAACCAAGTGCTGCTTGGGGCCACGGGCACCGGAAAGACGTTCACGGTCGCCCACGCGATCGCGGACTATGGGCGGCCGACGCTCATTATGTCCCACAACAAGACCCTGGCTGCTCAGCTCTACGGGGAACTGCGCTCACTCTTCCCGCACAACGCAGTCGAGTACTTCATCTCGTACTACGACTACTACCAGCCCGAAGCGTACGTCCCGTCCACCGACACGTACATCGATAAGGATGCCTCGATCAACGAGGACATCGAGAGACTCCGGCTGAGGGCGACCTCTTCGTTGATGGAGCGTGAGGACGTAATCGTCGTGGCGTCTGTGTCGTGCATCTACGGTCTTGGGAATCCCGTCGACTACCGAAAGCTGATGCTGCATCTCGAGGTTGGAGGTGAGATGCCGCGCCGGGAGATCCTCCAGGGTTTGGTCGCGATTCAGTACAGCCGGAACGACCACCTCTTCGAGCGCGGCACATTCCGCGTGCGCGGTGACACGGTAGAGATCTTTCCGGCATACGACGAGCAAGCGATCCGTATTGAACTCTGGGGAGACGAGGTCGAGCGGATTACACGCTTCGATCCCCTCACGGGTGAAATCGTGACTACGCTGGAGAGGACTGCGATTTATCCGGCGAGCCACTATGTGACCGAGCGGAGTACGCTCGAAGCAATGGTGCCGCACATCCGACGAGAGTTGAACGAGCAGCTTGCTCTGTACCGGAACGCCGGGAAGCTCCTCGAGGCTCAGCGGCTCGAGCAACGTACGAACTTCGACCTCGAAATGATGCTTGAGATCGGGACATGCCCGGGCATTGAGAACTACTCGCTTTATACGAGTGGGCGGAAGACAGGAGAACGGCCGTCGTGTCTCATGGACTACTTCCCGGCCGATTTCTTAATGGTGGTGGACGAGTCACACGCGTCGATTCCACAGATCAATGCGATGTACAAGGGGGACCAGTCTAGGAAGGGCACGTTGATCGAGCACGGCTTCCGGTTGCCGTCCGCGCTCGACAACCGTCCGCTCAAGTTCGACGAATGGGTGGACCTCGTTCCCCAGCGGATCTTCATGTCTGCCACGCCCGGTGACTGGGAGGTCGAACGTGCGGAAGGGGTCGTGGTGGAGCAGATCATCCGCCCCACCGGCCTGGTGGACCCCCCAATAGAGGTTCGTCCAGTGAAGGGTCAGGTCGACGACCTTCTCCACGAGATTCGTGCCCGGGAAAAGCGAAACGAGCGGGTCTTGGTGACCACGCTGACGAAGAGGATGTCGGAAGACCTGACCGAGTATCTTCAGTCTGTTGGCGTCCGCGTGAGGTATATGCATTCGGAAGTGGACGCGATCGAACGCATGGTGATTCTACGTTCTTTGCGGCTGGGCAAGATCGACGTTCTGGTTGGGATCAACCTTCTCCGCGAGGGACTCGACCTACCAGAAGTGTCTCTCGTCGCGATTCTTGACGCCGACAAGGAGGGTTTCCTCCGCGATGCGAGATCGCTCATTCAGACCATCGGCCGTGCGGCTCGTAACGTGCACAGTACGGCGATCATGTATGCGGACCGGATCACTAAGTCCATGCGCCAGTGCATTGATGAGACCGATCGACGCAGGGCCATCCAGCTGGCCCACAACAAGAAGCACGGTATCACGCCGGCGACGATTCAGAAGTCCGTCGAGGAGATCGAATTTTCCACTCGTGTTGCTGATGCAGCGGAGATCGGGTCGCGAGTTGCGGAGGGTCCGGAGACCTACGCGGACGAGTTCAATCGCGAAGAATACGTGAAGATTCTGGAGAAGGAGATGGAGGAAGCTGCCGAGGCAATGGACTTCGAGCGGGCGGCGTTGCTTCGCGATCAGCTGTTCGAGTTGAAAGCTGTGAAATGA
- a CDS encoding NAD-dependent epimerase/dehydratase family protein produces MDLAGQRTLVTGATGLIGRNLVARLESLGSDVVGVGSEHDLRDATVARTLLAKVRPTVVYHLAARVGGIYANATQKPGFYRDNVLINTHTVDASVDAGVEYFFAMGTGCAYPKRLEQETLHEEAFLDGVPEVTNDAYAYAKRGMLVHLEALREESVLESCYCIPANIYGPHDNFHPKHSHVAPALVRRFVEATDDGLPQVEIWGGGGAKRDFLYVDDCIDAMVAIADARFAGPINVGTGELTTIRELAEAIRVGAGFSGEITYDRSMPEGQAERHLALDKIRGLGWTPRTSLRDGLAKTIDWFREHRAAVRER; encoded by the coding sequence ATGGATCTCGCTGGACAGCGGACCCTCGTCACGGGAGCGACAGGGCTCATTGGGAGGAACCTCGTCGCTCGTCTGGAGTCGCTTGGCTCGGACGTCGTGGGCGTGGGAAGCGAGCACGACCTCCGCGACGCAACGGTCGCACGAACGCTCCTAGCCAAAGTGCGGCCGACCGTTGTCTATCACCTCGCAGCCCGTGTCGGCGGCATCTACGCGAATGCAACGCAGAAGCCCGGCTTCTACCGCGACAATGTCCTGATCAATACACACACGGTGGATGCCTCGGTCGATGCTGGGGTTGAATATTTTTTCGCCATGGGCACGGGGTGCGCCTACCCGAAGCGCCTAGAGCAGGAGACCCTCCACGAGGAGGCTTTTTTGGACGGAGTCCCGGAGGTGACGAACGATGCGTATGCGTATGCGAAGCGCGGGATGCTCGTGCACCTCGAGGCGTTGCGGGAGGAGTCTGTCCTCGAATCGTGCTACTGCATTCCCGCCAACATCTATGGGCCCCACGACAACTTCCATCCCAAGCACTCCCACGTAGCGCCGGCTCTGGTTCGTCGTTTTGTAGAGGCCACGGACGACGGTCTGCCGCAAGTCGAGATCTGGGGCGGCGGGGGAGCGAAACGCGACTTCCTGTACGTCGATGACTGTATTGACGCCATGGTGGCGATAGCCGATGCGCGTTTCGCTGGCCCCATCAATGTGGGCACCGGGGAACTGACCACGATCCGAGAGTTGGCCGAAGCGATCAGGGTCGGGGCGGGCTTCTCCGGGGAGATCACCTATGACCGCTCGATGCCCGAAGGCCAGGCGGAGCGACACCTAGCCCTGGACAAGATTCGCGGCCTTGGGTGGACCCCGCGGACCTCGTTGAGGGATGGCCTCGCGAAGACGATCGACTGGTTCCGCGAACATCGCGCGGCGGTCCGGGAGCGTTGA
- a CDS encoding nucleotidyltransferase family protein codes for MPPEVTQAVVLVGGKGTRLSGLTSETPKPLLDVGGRPFLEWVLARLGRQGIDRVVLTAGYRIEALRAWLHGATFDMEVDVFVEDEPLGTGGAFPAMVDRLDDRFFALNGDTLFDVDLGDLTLAAGDGECVVALRQVEDTARYGRVRQDGSRVTTFAEKASGGPGWINGGVYLLQRDVVATLPQPASLEDDLLPALARDRALVGVRSNGFFIDIGVPESYAAAQRSVPEWWAAKYPEARS; via the coding sequence ATGCCTCCTGAGGTCACGCAGGCAGTTGTGCTCGTGGGTGGGAAGGGCACCAGGCTTAGTGGCCTGACGAGTGAGACGCCTAAGCCCCTTTTGGACGTGGGGGGGCGGCCGTTCCTCGAGTGGGTGTTGGCTCGGCTCGGAAGGCAGGGTATCGACCGCGTGGTCCTTACCGCGGGTTATCGCATAGAGGCCCTGCGTGCGTGGTTGCACGGAGCGACATTTGATATGGAAGTCGACGTCTTCGTTGAAGATGAGCCGCTGGGCACCGGTGGGGCGTTCCCGGCTATGGTCGATCGCTTGGATGATCGTTTCTTTGCTCTCAACGGTGACACGCTCTTTGACGTGGATCTCGGCGACCTGACTCTTGCCGCGGGCGACGGGGAGTGTGTCGTTGCCCTTCGGCAGGTGGAAGACACGGCCCGCTACGGGCGGGTCCGCCAAGACGGCTCCCGTGTCACAACGTTCGCGGAGAAGGCTTCGGGTGGTCCGGGCTGGATCAACGGAGGCGTGTACCTGCTACAGCGGGACGTGGTGGCGACTCTGCCGCAACCGGCCTCACTCGAGGACGATCTGCTCCCGGCCCTCGCCAGAGACCGTGCCTTGGTCGGTGTCCGTTCCAATGGCTTCTTCATCGACATCGGTGTCCCCGAGAGCTACGCAGCCGCGCAACGTTCGGTACCGGAGTGGTGGGCGGCCAAATATCCCGAGGCGAGGTCCTAG
- a CDS encoding cupin domain-containing protein, translating into MIEAPRRVEKPWGYELIWADTEHYVGKILHVAAGEALSLQYHEVKDETLYLLNGRLTLEFGASRGELTSVEMTEGQSFRIVPGTIHRMVALTDVEILEASTPHLGDVVRIEDRYGRVEDSTETS; encoded by the coding sequence ATGATTGAAGCCCCCCGTCGCGTAGAAAAACCTTGGGGATACGAGTTGATTTGGGCGGACACCGAACACTATGTGGGCAAGATTCTTCACGTAGCCGCCGGCGAGGCGCTCTCGCTTCAGTATCACGAGGTCAAGGACGAGACCCTCTACCTTCTCAACGGGCGCCTCACGCTCGAGTTCGGCGCTAGCCGCGGTGAACTCACATCCGTCGAGATGACCGAGGGGCAGTCTTTTAGAATTGTCCCTGGCACGATACACCGAATGGTGGCGCTCACGGATGTGGAGATCTTGGAGGCGTCGACCCCGCACCTGGGCGATGTCGTCCGCATTGAAGACCGCTACGGTCGTGTGGAAGACTCGACCGAAACTTCGTGA